Proteins encoded in a region of the Thermus thermamylovorans genome:
- the argB gene encoding acetylglutamate kinase produces MSEALLVKVGGSLRGAEALLDELSGYPGPLVLVHGGGPEIGALLERLGFQSRFVEGLRVTPEEQLEAVEMALYLTGKRLAEGLSRRGRKAVALSGRDALCLRGQALPGLGRVGEVVGVEAGLLLDLLAGGYTPLLAPIALDEAGPLNVNADTAAGAVAGALRWPAVFLTDVEGVLEDPQDPRTRLPRLTPEGVEALKARGVVRGGMLPKVAAALRALAAGAPWAAIAKGERGVLGRVLSGEAGTRFTPGEAPEKPA; encoded by the coding sequence TTGAGTGAAGCGCTCTTGGTGAAGGTGGGAGGAAGCCTAAGGGGGGCCGAAGCCCTGCTGGACGAGCTTTCGGGCTACCCCGGCCCCCTGGTCCTGGTCCACGGGGGCGGCCCGGAGATCGGGGCCCTCCTGGAGCGGCTCGGCTTCCAAAGCCGCTTCGTGGAAGGGCTCAGGGTTACCCCCGAGGAGCAGCTGGAGGCGGTGGAGATGGCCCTCTACCTCACGGGCAAGCGCCTGGCGGAGGGGCTTTCCCGAAGGGGAAGGAAGGCGGTGGCCCTCTCGGGCCGGGACGCCCTTTGCCTCCGGGGCCAGGCCCTCCCGGGGCTGGGCCGGGTGGGGGAGGTGGTGGGGGTTGAGGCCGGGCTCCTCCTGGACCTGCTGGCGGGGGGCTACACCCCCCTCCTCGCCCCCATCGCCCTGGACGAGGCGGGCCCGCTGAACGTGAACGCGGACACCGCCGCGGGGGCGGTGGCCGGGGCCCTCCGGTGGCCTGCCGTCTTCCTCACCGATGTGGAGGGGGTTCTGGAGGACCCCCAGGACCCCAGGACCCGCCTCCCCCGCCTGACCCCCGAGGGGGTGGAGGCCCTGAAGGCCCGGGGGGTGGTCCGGGGGGGGATGCTCCCCAAGGTGGCGGCGGCCCTCAGGGCCTTGGCGGCCGGGGCCCCCTGGGCGGCCATCGCCAAGGGGGAGCGGGGTGTGCTGGGACGGGTGCTTTCCGGGGAGGCGGGGACCCGCTTCACCCCTGGAGAAGCTCCAGAAAAGCCCGCATGA